Proteins co-encoded in one Streptomyces sp. NBC_01283 genomic window:
- a CDS encoding NADH-quinone oxidoreductase subunit C: MTGWLPSPVEELFGAEATADESYDLLTVDVPPSSWIAALETARTTLTCTYFDWLSAVDEPGTGFQVSAHVVALSPVRRLLIRTTVPHDAPVLPTAVGVYAGAAWHERETHEMFGVAFEGHPHLVPLLLPDTFEGHPLRKDFVLAARVAKAWPGAKEPGESEHGGPKRRQMLPPGVPDPNEWGPLKGQLPAAPARPARGAARAAGDRPVRRTRTAGEGSASQAGAAAAGQAEGAQPEPPTPRRTRSVSQGSASQRPAGEPAPEAKSPEPKSPEAKSPEAKPKAAPEAASDAPWHQARPAFETPEKPVRETPEPPKTPDTDTGDTSTEGTDSTDSTPETADTAGTAGTEDNRAGGSE, translated from the coding sequence ATGACCGGCTGGCTGCCGAGCCCCGTCGAGGAGCTCTTCGGTGCGGAGGCCACGGCGGACGAGTCGTACGACCTCTTGACGGTCGACGTCCCGCCGAGCTCGTGGATCGCGGCGCTCGAAACCGCGCGCACGACCCTGACCTGCACCTACTTCGACTGGCTGAGCGCCGTCGATGAACCGGGCACGGGCTTCCAGGTCTCGGCCCATGTCGTCGCCCTCTCTCCGGTACGACGTCTCCTCATCCGTACGACCGTTCCGCACGACGCCCCGGTGCTGCCGACCGCGGTCGGCGTCTACGCGGGCGCGGCGTGGCACGAGCGCGAGACGCACGAGATGTTCGGCGTCGCTTTCGAGGGCCACCCGCACCTCGTGCCGCTGCTCCTCCCGGACACCTTCGAAGGCCACCCCCTCCGCAAGGACTTCGTCCTGGCGGCCCGGGTCGCCAAGGCGTGGCCCGGTGCGAAGGAGCCGGGGGAGTCGGAGCACGGCGGGCCCAAGCGCCGCCAGATGCTGCCGCCCGGCGTACCCGACCCGAACGAATGGGGCCCCCTGAAGGGCCAGCTCCCCGCTGCCCCGGCCCGCCCGGCCCGCGGCGCAGCCCGCGCGGCGGGCGACCGCCCGGTCCGCCGGACGCGGACGGCGGGGGAGGGCTCGGCGAGCCAGGCGGGCGCGGCGGCTGCCGGTCAGGCGGAGGGGGCGCAGCCCGAGCCTCCGACTCCGCGCCGGACGCGCAGCGTGAGCCAGGGCTCGGCGTCGCAGCGACCGGCGGGGGAGCCGGCGCCCGAGGCGAAGTCTCCCGAGCCGAAGTCTCCCGAGGCGAAGTCTCCCGAGGCGAAGCCGAAAGCGGCCCCCGAAGCCGCTTCCGACGCCCCATGGCACCAGGCCCGCCCGGCATTCGAGACCCCAGAGAAGCCGGTACGGGAAACCCCGGAGCCGCCCAAAACCCCCGACACCGACACCGGCGACACCAGCACCGAAGGCACCGACAGCACCGACAGCACACCTGAAACGGCCGACACAGCCGGCACAGCCGGCACAGAGGACAACCGCGCAGGAGGCTCGGAGTGA
- a CDS encoding NADH-quinone oxidoreductase subunit B, with the protein MDVTPASASTPVSAPASGSASVDLPEPVLRPEPEKLGVLSRLAPEPMKVVLNWGRRYSLWVFNFGLACCAIEFIAASMARHDFIRLGVIPFAPGPRQADLMVVSGTVTDKMAPAVKRLYEQMPEPKYVISFGACSNCGGPYWDSYAVTKGVDQIIPVDVYVPGCPPRPEALLQGILKLQEKIASESLSERYGNGSGKGGGSGKGNGNRPSAAALQSGLVKPPVAPDASTPGEGKA; encoded by the coding sequence ATGGACGTGACCCCCGCTTCCGCTTCCACCCCGGTTTCCGCTCCCGCGTCCGGCTCCGCCTCCGTCGATCTGCCGGAGCCGGTGCTGCGCCCCGAGCCGGAGAAGCTCGGCGTGCTCTCGCGCCTGGCCCCCGAGCCGATGAAGGTGGTCCTCAACTGGGGCCGCCGGTACTCGTTGTGGGTCTTCAACTTCGGCCTCGCCTGTTGCGCCATCGAGTTCATCGCCGCCTCCATGGCCCGGCACGACTTCATCCGGCTCGGCGTGATCCCGTTCGCGCCGGGGCCGCGACAGGCCGACCTGATGGTCGTCTCCGGCACGGTCACGGACAAGATGGCCCCGGCCGTGAAGCGCCTGTACGAGCAGATGCCCGAGCCCAAGTACGTCATCTCCTTCGGCGCCTGCTCCAACTGCGGCGGCCCGTACTGGGATTCGTACGCGGTGACCAAGGGCGTCGACCAGATCATTCCGGTCGATGTGTACGTACCCGGCTGCCCGCCCCGGCCCGAGGCGCTCCTCCAGGGCATCCTCAAGCTCCAGGAGAAGATCGCGTCGGAGTCGCTGAGCGAGCGGTACGGCAACGGCAGCGGGAAGGGCGGCGGCAGCGGGAAGGGCAATGGCAACCGGCCTTCGGCGGCGGCTCTCCAGAGCGGGCTCGTGAAGCCGCCGGTGGCGCCGGACGCCTCGACGCCGGGGGAGGGGAAGGCATGA
- a CDS encoding NADH-quinone oxidoreductase subunit A has product MHVPNVAASYYQSYSVVGLLAVVGVLFVAVAFGAGRLLRPVVPTPEKLLTYECGVDPVGEGWAHTQVRYYVYAFLYVIFAVDSIFLFPWATVFAAPGYGATTLVEMFIFLGFLTVGLLYAYKKGVLTWT; this is encoded by the coding sequence GTGCACGTGCCGAATGTCGCGGCGAGCTACTACCAGTCGTACTCCGTCGTCGGACTGCTCGCCGTGGTCGGCGTGCTGTTCGTCGCCGTAGCCTTCGGCGCGGGGCGGCTGTTGCGGCCCGTCGTGCCGACACCCGAGAAGCTCCTGACGTACGAGTGCGGTGTCGACCCGGTCGGCGAGGGCTGGGCCCACACCCAGGTCCGCTACTACGTCTACGCGTTCCTCTACGTCATCTTCGCCGTCGACTCGATCTTCCTCTTTCCATGGGCGACGGTTTTCGCCGCGCCCGGCTACGGTGCGACGACGCTGGTGGAGATGTTCATCTTCCTCGGCTTCCTGACCGTGGGCCTGCTGTACGCATACAAGAAGGGCGTCCTCACATGGACGTGA
- a CDS encoding sensor histidine kinase, whose translation MTARATSSITYPGSPGSPASPPPPPARFAAYDRQTWKEIAYLLANLPIGVAGFVYVVVTLAAGGGLAVTVVGLPLLAGALIGARQIGRAERARARKLLGLRIDEPSPMPKQRGHGFFSWLWSSLKDPVGWRTMLYSFMRLPWGVMTFAVALIGLFVLWPVLPYIVRGLTNADRVMARGLLSPSDELERRIVELESDRGVVVDTAAADLRRIERDLHDGAQARLVALAMGLGLAKEKLLEGQADDTVAAMVDEAHGEVKLALQELRDLARGIHPAVLTDRGLDAALSSVASRCTVPVKVTADLPARPAAAIEGIAYFTVSELLQNVSKHSGARSASVEVWRADQRLLIQVWDDGRGGASLDGGTGMAGLADRLGAVDGLFVIESPEGGPTTITAELPWRDRDRDRDQTARDSDRDQAARG comes from the coding sequence ATGACCGCACGCGCCACGTCCTCGATCACCTACCCGGGCTCCCCGGGATCCCCGGCTTCCCCACCGCCGCCACCCGCGCGCTTCGCGGCGTACGACCGGCAGACCTGGAAGGAGATCGCGTATCTCCTCGCCAACCTGCCGATCGGCGTGGCCGGTTTCGTCTACGTGGTCGTGACGCTCGCGGCCGGCGGCGGTCTCGCCGTGACGGTCGTCGGACTGCCGCTGCTCGCGGGCGCGCTGATCGGCGCGCGCCAGATCGGCAGGGCGGAGCGGGCGCGGGCGCGGAAGTTGCTCGGTCTGCGGATCGACGAGCCGAGCCCGATGCCGAAGCAGCGGGGGCACGGTTTCTTCAGCTGGCTGTGGTCGAGCCTTAAGGATCCGGTCGGCTGGCGCACGATGCTGTACTCGTTCATGCGGCTGCCCTGGGGCGTGATGACCTTCGCCGTCGCCCTGATCGGTCTCTTCGTGCTGTGGCCCGTGCTCCCCTACATCGTGCGGGGCCTGACCAACGCCGACCGCGTGATGGCGCGCGGCCTGCTCTCGCCCTCCGACGAACTGGAGCGGCGCATCGTGGAATTGGAATCGGACCGCGGTGTGGTCGTCGACACGGCCGCGGCCGACCTGCGCCGCATCGAGCGCGACCTGCACGACGGGGCACAGGCCCGCCTGGTCGCACTCGCCATGGGGCTCGGTCTGGCCAAGGAGAAGCTCCTGGAGGGCCAGGCCGACGACACGGTGGCGGCGATGGTCGACGAGGCGCACGGCGAGGTGAAGCTCGCCCTCCAGGAACTGCGCGACCTGGCCCGCGGCATCCACCCGGCGGTCCTGACCGACCGCGGCCTGGACGCGGCCCTTTCCTCGGTGGCCTCGAGGTGCACGGTCCCGGTGAAGGTGACCGCCGATCTGCCGGCCCGCCCGGCCGCCGCGATCGAGGGCATCGCGTACTTCACGGTCTCCGAGCTGCTTCAGAACGTGAGCAAGCACAGCGGGGCCCGTTCGGCCTCCGTGGAGGTGTGGCGTGCCGACCAGCGGCTGCTCATCCAGGTGTGGGACGACGGCAGGGGCGGCGCGAGCCTCGACGGCGGCACGGGCATGGCGGGGCTCGCGGACCGGCTCGGCGCGGTCGACGGCCTGTTCGTGATCGAGTCGCCGGAGGGCGGCCCCACGACGATCACGGCGGAGCTGCCCTGGCGGGACAGGGACAGGGACCGGGACCAGACGGCCCGTGACAGCGACCGGGACCAGGCGGCCCGGGGGTAG
- a CDS encoding sensor histidine kinase translates to MATEYGQEYGRMDRSEFRGSDLDERRRRVPAGLRAPIEARAWKEFGYVLLSLPISIVTFTFAVTMLSLGAGLLITFIGIPVLAAGLAACRGIGSLERVRARALLGVEVANPEPLRPKNGGGMMAWMGAVLKSGVSWRHVLYAILHMPWAIFSFTVSVMFWTYGWAMLTYPLWRWVFPAYAGQDGIQLYGDDGHRIYLDNPFEIGVTALTGLLITLATPWIIRALTTVDRVMVAGLLGPSSLATRVVELESDRGVVVDTAAADLRRIERDLHDGAQARLVALAMDLGLAKEKLTEDPEAAARMVGEAHGEVKVALQELRDLARGIHPAVLTDRGLDAALSSLAARCTVPVQVEVDLPARPAAAIEGIAYFTVSELLQNISKHARASRGSVDVWQVEDRLMLQVTDDGAGGADVTAGSGLAGLAERLDAVDGILVVDSPVGGPTTVTAELPWRA, encoded by the coding sequence ATGGCCACGGAGTACGGACAGGAGTACGGACGCATGGACCGTTCGGAGTTCCGGGGATCCGACCTCGACGAGCGACGCCGCCGTGTCCCCGCCGGGCTGCGCGCGCCGATCGAGGCCCGCGCCTGGAAGGAGTTCGGCTATGTGCTCCTCAGCCTGCCGATCAGCATCGTCACCTTCACGTTCGCGGTCACGATGCTGTCGCTCGGCGCCGGCCTGCTGATCACGTTCATCGGCATCCCGGTGCTCGCCGCCGGGCTCGCCGCCTGCCGCGGCATCGGCTCGCTGGAGCGGGTGCGGGCGCGGGCACTGCTCGGCGTGGAGGTGGCGAACCCGGAGCCGCTGCGGCCCAAGAACGGCGGCGGGATGATGGCGTGGATGGGTGCCGTGCTCAAGAGCGGCGTCTCCTGGCGGCACGTCCTCTACGCCATCCTCCACATGCCCTGGGCGATCTTCTCCTTCACCGTGTCGGTGATGTTCTGGACGTACGGCTGGGCGATGCTCACGTACCCGCTGTGGCGCTGGGTCTTCCCGGCCTACGCCGGCCAGGACGGCATCCAGCTCTACGGCGACGACGGCCACCGCATCTACCTGGACAACCCCTTCGAGATCGGTGTCACCGCCCTCACCGGCCTGCTGATCACGCTGGCCACCCCCTGGATCATCCGGGCCCTGACCACCGTCGACCGCGTCATGGTGGCCGGTCTGCTCGGCCCGTCGAGTCTGGCCACGCGCGTCGTCGAGCTGGAGTCGGACCGCGGTGTCGTGGTCGACACGGCCGCGGCCGACCTGCGCCGCATCGAGCGCGACCTGCACGACGGGGCGCAGGCCCGCCTGGTCGCACTCGCCATGGACCTGGGCCTGGCCAAGGAGAAGCTGACGGAGGACCCGGAGGCCGCGGCGCGCATGGTGGGCGAGGCGCACGGCGAGGTGAAGGTGGCCCTCCAGGAGCTGCGCGACCTGGCCCGCGGGATCCACCCGGCGGTCCTGACCGACCGCGGCCTGGACGCGGCCCTTTCCTCGCTCGCCGCCCGGTGCACGGTCCCGGTCCAGGTCGAGGTGGATCTGCCCGCGCGGCCGGCCGCCGCGATCGAGGGCATCGCGTACTTCACGGTCTCCGAGCTCCTGCAGAACATCAGCAAGCACGCGCGGGCGTCCCGTGGCTCGGTCGACGTCTGGCAGGTCGAGGACCGGCTGATGCTCCAGGTCACCGACGACGGCGCCGGGGGCGCGGACGTGACCGCCGGTTCCGGCCTGGCCGGGCTCGCCGAGCGGCTCGACGCGGTCGACGGGATCCTGGTCGTGGACTCACCGGTGGGCGGTCCCACGACGGTGACGGCCGAGCTGCCCTGGCGGGCGTAG
- a CDS encoding LuxR C-terminal-related transcriptional regulator codes for MRVVIAEDSVLLREGLTRLLTDRGHDVVAGVGDADALIKTINELSSEGELPDVVVADVRMPPTHTDEGVRAAVHLRHQFPGLGVLVLSQYVEEQYATELLAGSSRGVGYLLKDRVAEVREFVDAVVRVAQGGTALDPEVVAQLLGRSRKQDVLAGLTPREREVLGLMAEGRTNSAVARQLVVSDGAVEKHVSNIFLKLGLSQSDGDHRRVLAVLTYLNS; via the coding sequence GTGCGGGTCGTCATCGCCGAGGATTCGGTGCTGCTCAGGGAGGGCCTGACCCGGTTGCTGACCGACCGCGGGCACGACGTCGTCGCGGGGGTCGGCGACGCGGACGCGCTGATCAAGACGATCAACGAACTCTCCTCCGAGGGCGAGCTGCCCGATGTGGTCGTCGCCGACGTGCGCATGCCTCCGACGCACACCGACGAGGGGGTGCGTGCCGCGGTGCACCTGCGCCACCAGTTCCCGGGGCTCGGGGTGCTCGTCCTGTCGCAGTACGTCGAGGAGCAGTACGCCACCGAGCTGCTCGCCGGGTCCAGCCGTGGTGTCGGCTATCTGCTCAAGGACCGCGTCGCCGAGGTGCGCGAGTTCGTGGACGCCGTGGTGCGTGTCGCGCAGGGCGGCACCGCGCTCGACCCGGAGGTCGTGGCGCAGCTGCTCGGCCGCAGCCGCAAGCAGGACGTCCTCGCGGGGCTTACTCCGCGCGAGCGCGAGGTACTCGGTCTGATGGCCGAGGGGCGGACGAACTCCGCGGTGGCCCGGCAGTTGGTGGTGAGCGACGGTGCGGTCGAGAAGCACGTCAGCAACATCTTCCTGAAGCTGGGGCTATCGCAGAGTGACGGGGATCACCGGCGCGTGCTGGCGGTCCTCACCTACCTCAACTCCTAG
- a CDS encoding 2-oxoacid:acceptor oxidoreductase subunit alpha → MTSQVSSPAEQADGAVVGEQRKPAGEKDVRRLDRVIIRFAGDSGDGMQLTGDRFTSETASFGNDLSTLPNFPAEIRAPAGTLPGVSSFQLHFADHDILTPGDAPNVLVAMNPAALKANIADVPRGAEIIVNTDEFSKRAMQKVGYEVSPLEDGSLDGYSVHPVPLTTLTVEALKEFDLSRKDAGRSKNMFALGLLSWMYHRPTEGTEKFLRTKFAKKPDIAEANIAAFHAGWNFGETTEDFAVSYEVAPAAHAFPTGTYRNISGNLALSYGLIAAGRQADLPLYLGSYPITPASDILHELSRHKNFGVRTFQAEDEIAGIGAALGAAFGGSLAVTTTSGPGVALKSETIGLAVSLELPLLVVDIQRGGPSTGLPTKTEQADLLQAMFGRNGEAPVPIVAPKTPADCFDAALEAARIAVTYRTPVFLLSDGYLANGSEPWRIPDTDELPDLRVQFASGTNHTEDDGTEVFWPYKRDPQTLARPWAIPGTPGLEHRIGGIEKQDGTGNISYDPANHDFMVRTRQAKIDGIQVPDLEVDDATGDAKLLVLGWGSTYGPITAAVRRLRAVGESVAQAHLRHLNPFPHNLGEVLKRYDKVVIPEMNLGQLATLLRAKYLVDAVSYNQVNGMPFKAEQLATALKEAING, encoded by the coding sequence GTGACCAGCCAGGTCAGTAGCCCAGCCGAGCAGGCCGATGGGGCAGTCGTCGGAGAGCAGCGCAAGCCTGCTGGTGAGAAGGATGTACGCCGTCTGGACCGGGTGATCATTCGCTTCGCGGGTGACTCCGGTGACGGTATGCAGCTCACCGGTGACCGGTTCACGTCGGAGACGGCGTCCTTCGGGAACGACCTCTCGACACTGCCGAACTTCCCCGCCGAGATCCGTGCTCCAGCCGGGACCCTGCCGGGCGTCTCCTCCTTTCAGCTGCATTTCGCCGATCACGACATCCTCACGCCGGGCGACGCGCCGAACGTGCTCGTCGCGATGAATCCGGCGGCGCTGAAGGCGAACATCGCCGACGTGCCGCGCGGGGCGGAGATCATCGTCAACACGGACGAGTTCTCCAAACGGGCGATGCAGAAGGTCGGCTACGAGGTCTCGCCGCTGGAAGACGGTTCGCTGGACGGCTACAGCGTCCACCCGGTGCCGCTGACGACGCTGACGGTCGAGGCGCTCAAGGAGTTCGACCTCTCGCGCAAGGACGCCGGCCGCAGCAAGAACATGTTCGCGCTCGGCCTGCTGTCGTGGATGTACCACCGCCCGACCGAGGGCACCGAGAAGTTCCTGCGCACGAAGTTCGCCAAGAAGCCGGACATCGCCGAGGCGAACATCGCCGCCTTCCACGCGGGCTGGAACTTCGGCGAGACGACGGAGGACTTCGCCGTCTCGTACGAGGTGGCCCCGGCCGCCCACGCCTTCCCGACCGGCACCTACCGCAACATCTCCGGGAATCTGGCCCTCTCCTACGGCCTGATCGCCGCGGGCCGGCAGGCGGACCTGCCGCTCTACCTGGGTTCGTACCCGATCACCCCGGCCTCCGACATCCTGCACGAGCTGTCCAGGCACAAGAACTTCGGTGTGCGGACCTTCCAGGCCGAGGACGAGATCGCGGGGATCGGCGCCGCGCTGGGTGCGGCGTTCGGCGGCTCGCTCGCGGTGACGACGACCTCGGGGCCCGGTGTGGCGCTGAAGTCGGAGACCATCGGCCTCGCGGTGTCGCTGGAACTGCCGCTGCTGGTCGTGGACATCCAGCGCGGCGGCCCTTCGACCGGCCTGCCGACCAAGACCGAGCAGGCGGATCTGCTGCAGGCGATGTTCGGGCGCAACGGCGAGGCGCCGGTGCCGATCGTGGCACCCAAGACCCCGGCGGACTGCTTCGACGCGGCGCTGGAGGCGGCCCGCATCGCGGTCACCTACCGCACGCCGGTCTTCCTGCTGTCCGACGGCTACCTGGCCAACGGCTCCGAGCCGTGGCGCATCCCGGACACCGATGAACTCCCGGACCTGCGCGTCCAGTTCGCCTCGGGGACCAACCACACCGAGGACGACGGCACCGAGGTCTTCTGGCCCTACAAGCGCGACCCGCAGACCCTGGCCCGCCCCTGGGCGATCCCCGGCACGCCCGGCCTCGAACACCGCATCGGCGGCATCGAGAAGCAGGACGGCACCGGCAACATCTCCTACGACCCCGCCAACCACGACTTCATGGTCCGCACCCGCCAGGCCAAGATCGACGGCATCCAGGTCCCCGACCTCGAAGTCGACGACGCGACCGGCGACGCCAAGTTGCTGGTCCTGGGCTGGGGTTCGACCTACGGGCCCATCACCGCCGCGGTACGCCGCCTGCGGGCGGTCGGCGAGAGCGTGGCCCAGGCCCATCTGCGCCACCTCAACCCCTTCCCCCACAACCTGGGCGAGGTCCTGAAGCGTTACGACAAGGTGGTGATTCCCGAGATGAACCTCGGGCAGCTCGCCACTCTCCTCCGCGCCAAGTACCTCGTGGACGCGGTCTCGTACAACCAGGTCAATGGAATGCCGTTCAAGGCCGAGCAGCTCGCCACGGCTCTCAAGGAGGCCATCAATGGCTGA
- a CDS encoding 2-oxoacid:ferredoxin oxidoreductase subunit beta, whose translation MADTKTEGTGSTIEALSLVPKAEAKQSMKDFKSDQEVRWCPGCGDYAVLAAVQGFMPELGLAKENIVFVSGIGCSSRFPYYMNTYGMHSIHGRAPAIATGLASSRRDLSVWVVTGDGDALSIGGNHLIHALRRNVNLKILLFNNRIYGLTKGQYSPTSEVGKITKSTPMGSLDAPFNPVSLAIGAEASFVARTVDSDRKHLTSVLREAAEHPGTALVEIYQNCNIFNDGAFEVLKDKQQAEEAVIRLEHGQPIRFGAPLENGLGSKGVVRDAATGDLKVVPVTSETESQILIHDAHSTSPTLAFALSRLADPDTLHHTPIGVFRNVERPVYDTLMSDQLDTAIEQNGKGDLAALLAGGDTWTVVG comes from the coding sequence ATGGCTGACACGAAGACCGAAGGCACCGGGAGCACGATCGAAGCGCTTTCCCTGGTCCCCAAGGCCGAGGCCAAGCAGTCCATGAAGGACTTCAAGTCCGACCAGGAGGTGCGCTGGTGCCCCGGCTGCGGTGACTACGCCGTCCTGGCCGCCGTGCAGGGCTTCATGCCCGAACTCGGCCTGGCCAAGGAGAACATCGTCTTCGTCTCCGGCATCGGCTGCTCCTCCCGCTTCCCGTACTACATGAACACCTACGGGATGCACTCCATCCACGGCCGTGCCCCCGCCATCGCCACCGGACTGGCCTCCTCACGCCGCGACCTGAGCGTGTGGGTGGTCACCGGCGACGGCGACGCACTGTCCATCGGCGGCAACCACCTCATCCACGCCCTGCGCCGCAACGTCAACCTGAAGATCCTGCTCTTCAACAACCGCATCTACGGCCTCACCAAGGGCCAGTACTCCCCGACCTCCGAAGTCGGCAAGATCACCAAATCCACGCCGATGGGCTCCCTCGACGCACCCTTCAACCCCGTCTCCCTCGCCATCGGCGCCGAAGCCTCCTTCGTGGCCCGCACCGTGGACTCCGACCGCAAACACCTCACCTCGGTACTGCGCGAGGCCGCCGAACACCCCGGCACCGCCCTGGTGGAGATCTACCAGAACTGCAACATCTTCAACGACGGCGCCTTCGAGGTCCTCAAGGACAAACAGCAGGCCGAAGAAGCCGTCATCCGCCTGGAACACGGCCAGCCCATCCGCTTCGGAGCACCCCTGGAAAACGGCCTGGGCTCCAAGGGCGTCGTCCGCGATGCGGCCACCGGTGACCTCAAAGTCGTCCCGGTCACCTCTGAGACCGAGTCTCAGATCCTCATCCACGACGCGCACTCCACCTCGCCCACGCTCGCGTTCGCACTGTCCCGCCTCGCCGACCCCGACACCCTGCACCACACCCCCATCGGCGTCTTCCGCAACGTCGAACGCCCCGTCTACGACACCCTGATGTCCGACCAACTCGACACCGCCATCGAGCAGAACGGCAAGGGCGACCTGGCCGCACTCCTCGCGGGCGGCGACACCTGGACCGTCGTCGGCTGA
- a CDS encoding winged helix-turn-helix transcriptional regulator, protein MAVSNWNLGDEGMCPQRLVLEHVTSRWGVLVLIALDERSYRFSELRRALGRVSEKMLTQTLQTLERDGLVHRDAKPVIPPRVDYSLTDLGREAGAQVRVLAEWTERRLADVQEARQAYDEARS, encoded by the coding sequence ATGGCAGTAAGTAACTGGAACCTCGGGGACGAGGGAATGTGCCCGCAGCGTCTCGTCCTGGAGCACGTCACGAGCCGCTGGGGCGTGCTCGTCCTGATCGCCCTGGACGAGCGCTCGTACCGCTTCAGCGAGCTACGCCGGGCCCTCGGCCGGGTCAGCGAGAAGATGCTGACGCAGACCCTGCAGACCCTGGAGCGCGACGGCCTCGTGCACCGCGACGCCAAGCCGGTCATTCCGCCGCGCGTCGACTACTCGCTCACCGACCTCGGCCGCGAGGCCGGGGCGCAGGTCCGGGTGCTCGCCGAGTGGACCGAGCGGCGCCTCGCGGACGTACAGGAAGCGCGCCAGGCGTACGACGAAGCCCGGTCCTGA
- a CDS encoding NAD(P)H-binding protein, producing MSIVVTGATGQLGRLVIDGLLDAQVPAGQIAAVVRDKEKAAGLAARGVELRIADYSAPETLAGVFAAGDRVLLISGSEVGQRVPQHAAVIDAARAAGVALLAYTGVLGGPDADFDLAAEHKVTEQLILDSGLPYTFLRNGWYHENYTANLAPVLEHGAVVASAGDGRVGSASRADYAAAAVAVLTGEGHEGKAYELSGDVAWSLAEYAAEVARQSGKDISYANVPAEQNLAILTGAGLPEQFAAILVDVDAAIQRGLLAGGSGELSRLIGRPTTPVADAISAALKG from the coding sequence ATGAGCATCGTTGTCACCGGAGCCACCGGACAGCTCGGCCGTCTCGTCATCGACGGACTGCTCGACGCGCAGGTGCCCGCCGGGCAGATAGCCGCCGTCGTCCGCGACAAGGAGAAGGCCGCCGGTCTCGCAGCGCGCGGCGTCGAGCTGCGCATCGCGGACTACAGCGCGCCCGAGACCCTCGCCGGCGTCTTCGCCGCGGGGGACAGGGTCCTGCTGATCTCCGGCAGCGAGGTCGGGCAGCGCGTGCCGCAGCACGCCGCGGTGATCGACGCCGCGCGTGCGGCGGGCGTCGCGCTCCTCGCGTACACCGGCGTCCTGGGCGGGCCCGACGCCGACTTCGACCTCGCGGCCGAGCACAAGGTGACCGAGCAGCTCATCCTCGACTCCGGCCTTCCGTACACCTTCCTGCGCAACGGCTGGTACCACGAGAACTACACCGCCAACCTCGCCCCCGTCCTGGAGCACGGCGCCGTCGTCGCCTCCGCGGGCGACGGCCGGGTCGGTTCCGCCTCGCGCGCCGACTACGCGGCGGCCGCCGTCGCCGTACTGACCGGCGAGGGCCACGAGGGCAAGGCGTACGAGCTGAGCGGCGACGTGGCGTGGAGCCTGGCCGAGTACGCCGCCGAGGTCGCGCGGCAGAGCGGCAAGGACATCTCGTACGCGAATGTCCCCGCCGAGCAGAACCTCGCGATCCTGACCGGCGCCGGGCTTCCCGAGCAGTTCGCCGCGATCCTCGTCGACGTGGACGCGGCGATCCAGCGGGGTCTGCTCGCCGGCGGGAGCGGCGAGCTGTCGCGCCTGATCGGGCGCCCGACGACGCCTGTCGCGGACGCGATCTCGGCGGCCCTGAAGGGCTGA